One window of the Actinomyces procaprae genome contains the following:
- a CDS encoding DUF4350 domain-containing protein: protein MSASATTSPKGDGTAPAGSADQVVGARPGERLQRWRPFLAAGALLLLVALATFWTSPQSSKVPYAINNPHPEGTQALAELLRDQGVDVSAVTSADAAVTSAADGATVVVLNVGDLSSFDRHQLAQTGQEVVVLGSLYEDLAQLTDMTPTGVSASTNTTLEPECTDPDAVAAAALAGSTGSVDLGDVEGAVGCFPVGDGTYAYATAPLAGGGTLRVIADPRIATNENLTTQGNAALAIRAMGRSDRLVWFDASQTLALNVWDTPLLPPWLPALMLLGGVAVTALALVRGRRFGRLVSEDLPVVVHATETAVGRGRLYRRAGDRDRAAQALRAGTALRLGRSLGLPASAGRGELLQAAARASGWPAAAIDHALYGPTPADDHALADLAVRLEQLESEVHPR from the coding sequence ATGAGCGCATCCGCTACCACGTCCCCCAAAGGCGACGGCACAGCACCCGCGGGCTCCGCCGACCAGGTGGTCGGAGCCCGCCCGGGCGAGCGCCTGCAGCGGTGGCGTCCCTTCCTGGCCGCCGGGGCGCTGCTGCTGCTTGTCGCCCTGGCGACCTTCTGGACGAGCCCGCAGTCCTCCAAGGTCCCCTACGCGATCAACAACCCCCACCCAGAAGGCACCCAGGCGCTGGCGGAGCTGCTGCGCGACCAGGGCGTGGACGTCTCCGCCGTCACCTCGGCCGACGCCGCCGTCACCTCGGCCGCGGACGGCGCCACCGTGGTCGTGCTCAACGTCGGGGACCTCAGCAGCTTCGACCGCCACCAGCTCGCCCAAACGGGCCAGGAAGTCGTGGTCCTCGGCTCCCTGTACGAGGACCTTGCGCAACTCACCGACATGACTCCGACCGGGGTCTCCGCGAGCACCAACACCACGCTGGAGCCCGAGTGCACCGACCCCGACGCGGTGGCCGCCGCCGCACTCGCAGGCTCGACCGGCTCCGTCGACCTGGGGGACGTGGAGGGCGCCGTCGGCTGCTTCCCCGTGGGCGACGGCACCTACGCCTACGCCACCGCTCCCCTTGCGGGCGGCGGGACCCTGCGAGTGATCGCCGACCCGCGCATCGCCACCAATGAGAACCTCACCACCCAAGGCAACGCGGCGCTGGCGATCCGTGCCATGGGCCGCAGTGACCGCCTGGTCTGGTTCGACGCCTCCCAGACGCTCGCGCTCAACGTGTGGGACACGCCCCTGCTGCCGCCGTGGCTGCCGGCGCTGATGCTCCTGGGCGGGGTCGCCGTCACTGCGCTGGCGCTGGTGCGCGGGCGCCGCTTCGGACGGCTCGTTTCGGAGGACCTGCCGGTGGTTGTGCACGCCACCGAGACCGCCGTCGGCAGGGGCAGGCTGTACCGCCGGGCCGGGGACCGCGATCGCGCCGCCCAGGCACTGCGCGCCGGAACGGCCCTGCGGCTCGGCCGCTCACTAGGCCTGCCGGCGTCGGCCGGCCGCGGCGAGCTGCTCCAGGCCGCCGCCCGCGCCAGCGGCTGGCCCGCTGCCGCCATCGACCATGCCCTGTACGGGCCCACCCCCGCGGACGACCATGCCCTGGCGGACCTGGCCGTACGCCTGGAACAACTCGAGAGCGAGGTCCATCCAAGATGA
- a CDS encoding AAA family ATPase, whose product MTTPPAPRNEPPHRTGWADGQAVDQADVPTTALPTNAARPATPGGDDPRARLRAVRAEVAKAVVGQDPAVTGLVIAMLAGGHVLLEGVPGVAKTLLVRSLATSLDVRTKRLQFTPDLMPGDVTGSLIYDARTAEFSFREGPVFTNLLLADEINRTPPKTQAALLEAMEEHQVTVDGSPRPLPDPFMVVATQNPVEYEGTYPLPEAQLDRFLLKLILPLPERGEEIEVLSRHATGFNPRDLPAAGLHAVASPDDLRAAREQVRTVDASPEVLAYVVDLVRATRTSPSVSLGVSPRGATALLTTAKAWAWLSGRGFVTPDDVKALALPTLRHRIQLRAEAELEGVSTESVISGALRSVPVPR is encoded by the coding sequence ATGACCACACCCCCCGCCCCCCGCAACGAACCGCCGCACCGCACCGGATGGGCAGACGGCCAGGCCGTCGACCAGGCCGACGTGCCGACCACGGCGCTGCCCACCAACGCAGCACGGCCGGCCACGCCGGGCGGTGATGATCCGCGCGCCCGGCTGCGGGCGGTGCGCGCAGAGGTGGCCAAGGCGGTCGTCGGCCAGGACCCGGCCGTCACGGGACTGGTGATCGCCATGCTCGCCGGCGGCCACGTACTGCTGGAGGGGGTGCCCGGGGTGGCCAAGACGCTGCTGGTGCGCTCTCTGGCCACATCCCTTGACGTGCGCACCAAGCGGCTGCAGTTCACCCCCGACCTGATGCCCGGAGACGTGACCGGCTCCCTGATCTACGACGCGCGCACAGCGGAGTTCTCCTTCCGCGAGGGCCCGGTGTTCACCAACCTGCTGCTGGCCGACGAGATCAACCGCACCCCGCCCAAGACGCAGGCCGCCCTGCTGGAGGCCATGGAGGAGCACCAGGTCACGGTCGACGGCTCCCCCCGGCCCCTGCCGGATCCGTTCATGGTGGTGGCGACCCAGAACCCGGTTGAGTACGAGGGCACGTACCCGCTGCCCGAGGCCCAGTTGGACCGCTTCCTGCTCAAGCTCATACTGCCGCTGCCCGAGCGCGGCGAGGAGATCGAGGTCCTGTCCCGCCACGCCACCGGCTTCAACCCCCGTGACCTGCCGGCGGCGGGCCTGCACGCCGTCGCCTCCCCGGACGATCTGCGGGCCGCCCGCGAGCAGGTGCGCACGGTGGACGCCTCACCCGAGGTGCTCGCCTACGTGGTCGACCTGGTGCGGGCCACCCGCACCTCCCCGTCGGTGTCACTGGGCGTGTCCCCGCGTGGTGCCACGGCGCTGCTGACGACGGCGAAGGCGTGGGCGTGGCTGTCCGGCCGCGGCTTCGTAACCCCCGACGACGTCAAGGCGCTCGCGCTGCCGACGCTGCGCCATCGCATCCAGCTGCGGGCCGAGGCCGAGCTGGAGGGCGTGTCCACCGAGTCCGTGATCAGCGGCGCCCTGCGCTCGGTGCCGGTGCCGCGGTAG
- a CDS encoding DUF58 domain-containing protein, whose product MYLTMRTVWLLVVGAVPVFLVPRPATVLAWTALVTALVVVDVAAAPSPRGLRATRSVPRSVRLGETVTETLTLFNTTGRSMSAVVRDAWPPSAGAPQQRRALVVPAGRQRRMRTTLTPTRRGDRVADLVTVRLRGPLGLAGRQASLAVPARLRVLPRFASRRHLPSRLARLREMDGRSAVMVHGAGTEFDSLREYVVGDDVRSIDWRSTARRGEVVVRTWRPERDRRVLIVVDTGRMAAARLDDAPRLDAQIEAMLLLAALASRAGDRVDAVAMDVETRAQVRGVSGSALLGALADAFAPLRPALAATDWALVAATVEAALSQHALVVVLTGLDGSGADAAMLRALATIARKHTVVVGSATDPGLERLRSRRDDAESAYTAAAAERDLVELDAVRTRLRRAGVEVVEAQPGALAPELADTYLALKAAGRL is encoded by the coding sequence GTGTACCTGACCATGCGTACCGTCTGGCTGCTCGTCGTCGGGGCGGTGCCCGTGTTCCTCGTGCCCCGTCCGGCCACGGTCCTGGCCTGGACGGCGCTGGTGACCGCGCTGGTGGTGGTCGACGTGGCAGCGGCGCCCTCGCCCCGGGGCCTGCGCGCAACCAGGTCGGTGCCCCGGTCGGTGCGCCTGGGCGAGACGGTCACGGAGACGCTGACCCTGTTCAACACCACTGGGCGCAGCATGTCCGCGGTGGTACGCGATGCCTGGCCGCCCTCGGCCGGCGCCCCGCAACAGCGGCGGGCGCTTGTGGTCCCGGCCGGGCGGCAGCGGCGGATGCGCACCACGCTGACCCCCACGCGCCGCGGTGACCGAGTGGCCGACCTGGTCACGGTGCGGTTGCGCGGCCCGCTCGGCCTGGCCGGACGCCAGGCGTCGCTGGCCGTGCCCGCGCGACTGCGCGTACTCCCGCGGTTCGCCTCGCGCCGCCACCTGCCGAGCCGGCTGGCCCGCCTGCGGGAGATGGACGGGCGCAGCGCCGTGATGGTGCACGGAGCGGGCACCGAGTTCGACTCCCTGCGCGAGTACGTCGTCGGCGATGACGTGCGTTCAATCGACTGGCGCTCCACGGCACGGCGCGGAGAGGTCGTGGTCCGTACCTGGCGGCCGGAGCGGGACCGGCGCGTACTCATTGTGGTGGACACCGGCCGGATGGCGGCGGCACGGCTCGACGACGCGCCTCGGCTCGACGCCCAGATCGAGGCGATGCTGCTGCTGGCGGCGCTGGCCTCCCGTGCGGGCGATCGGGTGGATGCGGTCGCCATGGATGTGGAGACGCGTGCGCAGGTGCGGGGCGTGTCCGGCTCCGCGCTGCTGGGGGCGCTGGCGGACGCCTTCGCACCGCTCAGACCCGCTCTCGCGGCCACGGACTGGGCGCTGGTGGCGGCCACGGTGGAGGCCGCCCTCTCCCAGCACGCGCTGGTGGTCGTGCTCACCGGCCTGGACGGTTCGGGGGCGGATGCCGCCATGCTGCGCGCCCTGGCAACCATTGCCCGCAAGCACACGGTGGTCGTGGGCTCAGCGACCGACCCGGGCCTGGAGCGGCTGCGCTCTCGGCGCGACGACGCCGAGAGCGCCTACACGGCCGCGGCGGCCGAACGCGACCTGGTGGAGCTTGACGCCGTGCGCACCCGGCTGCGGCGCGCCGGCGTGGAAGTGGTGGAGGCCCAGCCGGGGGCGCTGGCACCGGAACTGGCCGACACCTACCTGGCGCTCAAGGCCGCGGGGAGGCTGTGA
- a CDS encoding stage II sporulation protein M, whose protein sequence is MDIDAYAAAHRDQWDRLDELTSRRRLTGAEADELVTLYRAAAGHLSRIRTGAPDPTLLAQLSTRVAAARGRITGTREARMSDVRRFWLASVPAALYRLRWWTVVVTAVEVVIAVVVGVWTLRSPDAMAALGSPSTLDTYAQESFEAYYSAYAAPEFAGLVWTNNARIAALCVAGGITGLLPAYMLYANAVNVGQAGAIMADHGLLGQFFALITPHGLLELTCVFVAGAAGLKLFWTMLAPGGRSRGVALAAEGRSLVTVAAGLTAALAVSGFIEAFVTPAPLPWPVKGLIGLLALVVFWVYTLLPGRRAVLAGHTGDLEADEAGAVQAEVG, encoded by the coding sequence GTGGATATTGACGCCTACGCCGCCGCCCACCGCGACCAGTGGGACCGGCTGGATGAGCTCACGTCCCGGCGCCGACTCACCGGCGCCGAGGCGGACGAGCTGGTAACCCTCTACCGGGCTGCGGCCGGCCACCTCTCGCGCATCCGCACCGGAGCCCCGGACCCGACGCTGCTGGCCCAGCTGTCCACTCGTGTGGCTGCGGCACGCGGCCGCATCACCGGCACGCGGGAGGCGCGCATGAGCGATGTGAGGCGCTTCTGGCTCGCCAGCGTGCCGGCGGCACTGTATCGCCTGCGCTGGTGGACGGTGGTGGTGACCGCGGTGGAGGTGGTGATCGCCGTGGTCGTGGGCGTGTGGACACTGCGCAGTCCCGATGCCATGGCGGCGCTCGGCTCTCCCAGCACACTCGACACCTACGCCCAGGAGTCCTTCGAGGCCTACTACTCCGCTTACGCCGCCCCCGAGTTCGCCGGCCTGGTGTGGACGAACAACGCGCGCATCGCCGCGCTGTGCGTGGCCGGCGGCATCACCGGGCTGCTGCCCGCCTACATGCTGTACGCCAACGCCGTCAACGTCGGGCAGGCGGGAGCAATCATGGCCGATCACGGCCTGCTCGGGCAGTTCTTCGCGCTCATCACCCCGCACGGGCTGCTGGAGCTCACCTGCGTGTTCGTAGCCGGCGCCGCTGGTCTGAAGCTGTTCTGGACCATGCTCGCCCCCGGCGGCCGGTCGCGAGGCGTGGCGCTCGCTGCCGAGGGGCGCTCCCTGGTCACCGTGGCGGCCGGGCTGACGGCGGCACTGGCAGTCAGCGGATTCATTGAGGCATTCGTGACCCCGGCGCCGCTGCCGTGGCCGGTCAAGGGGCTGATCGGCCTGCTGGCACTGGTGGTGTTCTGGGTCTACACGCTGCTGCCGGGCCGCCGGGCCGTGCTGGCCGGGCACACCGGCGACCTTGAGGCCGACGAGGCCGGCGCCGTCCAGGCCGAGGTCGGCTGA
- a CDS encoding RDD family protein, translated as MVNEVAASSERMMTPELMVTGEAVALEVLPASPGARILSGLIDYALYGAGLVVTVLTGVPIGGRIFPNASDALVVAMLSLVFLGWLVGMPLAVEVLSRGRSAGRLVTGSRIVRDDGGAVRLRHSLVRALVGVVEVWLLGGIPAIATSVVTRRGKRLGDLLAGTYAVRIRNGGVDAPPILMPPELSAWARDADLRSLPGHLALVVRTFLQRASSMQPQARMRLATQLAAQAEPYVAPPPPPHTHPERFLAALLAARRDREFMLELRDRRLEDNALTTMQNPPHEVAAPAAQA; from the coding sequence ATGGTGAATGAGGTTGCCGCCTCGTCCGAGCGGATGATGACGCCGGAGTTGATGGTCACCGGGGAGGCCGTGGCCCTGGAGGTGCTGCCCGCATCCCCCGGGGCCCGCATCCTGTCGGGGCTGATCGACTACGCGCTGTACGGCGCGGGCCTGGTGGTCACGGTGCTGACGGGTGTCCCCATAGGCGGCCGCATCTTCCCGAACGCCTCCGACGCCCTGGTGGTGGCAATGCTGTCCCTGGTGTTCCTGGGGTGGCTGGTGGGGATGCCACTGGCGGTGGAGGTGCTGTCCCGCGGACGCTCCGCCGGCCGCCTGGTGACCGGTTCCCGCATTGTTCGCGACGACGGCGGCGCGGTGCGACTGCGCCACAGCCTGGTTCGGGCCCTGGTGGGGGTTGTCGAGGTCTGGCTGCTCGGCGGGATCCCGGCGATCGCCACCAGTGTGGTGACCCGCCGCGGTAAGCGCCTGGGAGACCTCTTGGCGGGAACCTACGCGGTGCGGATCCGCAACGGGGGTGTTGATGCTCCGCCGATCCTCATGCCGCCGGAGCTGTCCGCATGGGCCCGGGACGCCGACCTGCGCTCCCTGCCAGGCCACTTGGCGCTCGTCGTGCGGACCTTCTTGCAGCGGGCCTCCTCCATGCAGCCGCAGGCGCGCATGCGGCTGGCTACGCAGCTGGCCGCGCAGGCGGAGCCCTACGTGGCGCCGCCGCCACCGCCGCACACTCACCCCGAGCGCTTCCTGGCGGCGCTGCTGGCGGCCCGCCGCGACCGCGAGTTCATGCTGGAGCTGCGGGATCGGCGCCTGGAGGACAACGCGCTCACCACCATGCAGAACCCGCCGCATGAGGTGGCCGCGCCCGCCGCACAGGCGTAA
- a CDS encoding DUF3499 domain-containing protein produces MRRVRHCRRPGCENPAVATLTSVYADSTIVLGPLATQAQPEAYDLCAKHVESFTAPRGWQVIRLATDFQPAPPSEDDLTALADAVREASRAPRPKPQPAEHAGRPTGLLPASLTAPLPDHLTGLGDGEITRRGHLRVLRGEKTED; encoded by the coding sequence GTGAGAAGAGTCCGACACTGCCGCAGGCCCGGATGCGAGAACCCGGCCGTAGCCACTTTGACGAGCGTGTACGCCGACTCCACGATCGTGCTCGGCCCGCTGGCCACGCAGGCGCAGCCCGAGGCCTACGACCTGTGCGCCAAGCACGTGGAGTCATTCACCGCGCCGCGCGGCTGGCAAGTGATCCGACTCGCCACCGACTTTCAGCCCGCCCCGCCGTCGGAGGACGACCTGACCGCCCTGGCCGACGCCGTCCGGGAGGCCTCCAGGGCCCCGCGCCCCAAGCCCCAGCCGGCCGAGCACGCGGGGCGGCCCACCGGCCTGCTGCCCGCATCGCTGACCGCCCCGCTGCCGGACCACCTGACCGGTCTGGGCGACGGCGAGATCACCCGCCGCGGTCACTTGCGCGTGCTGCGCGGGGAGAAGACCGAGGACTGA
- a CDS encoding metallopeptidase family protein has translation MPRSSRRYPVRIPASPRRRDRHGRGLRGPLLPPGLPAWRTRAERFDAMVIEAAAALTRRNPQVSVMQFAVEEVPPSDPAPWEHGVVLGRGFAAEPRAGLPARIVLYRRPITSRAADDAELAELVRRVVLEQVALMLGRRPEEIDPGL, from the coding sequence GTGCCCAGGTCATCTCGTCGGTATCCGGTGCGTATTCCCGCATCCCCGCGCCGCCGTGACCGTCACGGGCGCGGGCTGCGTGGACCGCTGCTGCCGCCCGGACTGCCCGCCTGGCGCACCCGCGCCGAGCGCTTCGACGCGATGGTCATTGAGGCCGCCGCGGCGCTGACCCGACGGAACCCGCAGGTCTCCGTGATGCAGTTCGCCGTGGAGGAGGTGCCGCCGTCGGATCCGGCCCCGTGGGAGCACGGCGTCGTGCTCGGCCGCGGATTCGCCGCCGAGCCGCGGGCCGGGCTCCCCGCCCGGATCGTCCTGTACCGGCGCCCCATCACCTCCCGTGCCGCCGATGACGCCGAACTGGCGGAGCTGGTGCGGCGCGTCGTGCTGGAGCAGGTGGCCCTCATGCTGGGCCGTCGGCCTGAGGAGATCGACCCGGGACTGTGA
- a CDS encoding DUF5719 family protein, whose amino-acid sequence MSPSRSRAVALVGRVAAALLILAAVLALTWWGTGTPRAVSRDVAPTAVPAPAAGIVYACPAAPNNTIGGVDIDETSGSTVITALDPDSTLSYAAATGTTAEATPEATAEATAGASAGATAEATPGATAGATAEATAGASAGASAGATAGATAEASAGAAAGPTAVSAELGGSTTMDSATGGILTVQASGGTPTGAVGVVTTVTAGGDLRGLTVAPCAAPTSVAWIVGGSAAIGSSSELRLTNPGITTVTATIHLYGSTGELTLPASGQVSVGAGETVGVLLETASALDDRLALSVEAEGGSLIPVLVTESLDGETPAGVDTLTAGAAPATEQAIPGVVLVDAAAQGETEAESGAVSSEGPAVRVVNPGAAPATVSISLIGADDEEELPGATAATVDPGAVFDFSLAGVSPGAYAVRVSADAPVGAAVRLVRSAGEYPDRSGALAHDIAWVQAAVDAAEGAALALPRGAGLETSLVLTNTAQTAASLTLASADGQWTQDVEVPAATTLTPEVPQDVSALVIAGTGGGTVLAAAVVTTEVEGDVPGTLIAVVPTVPDAAAQGSRSLLLY is encoded by the coding sequence ATGAGCCCGTCCCGCAGCAGAGCAGTAGCCCTGGTCGGCCGCGTTGCCGCCGCACTCCTGATCCTGGCGGCGGTGCTTGCGCTGACCTGGTGGGGGACCGGCACGCCCCGCGCCGTGAGCCGGGACGTCGCCCCGACCGCCGTGCCCGCGCCCGCCGCCGGAATCGTCTATGCCTGCCCCGCCGCGCCGAACAACACCATCGGGGGCGTCGACATCGATGAGACCAGTGGGAGCACCGTCATAACCGCGCTCGATCCAGACTCCACGCTCAGCTACGCCGCAGCAACCGGGACCACGGCGGAGGCGACGCCGGAGGCCACCGCTGAGGCCACGGCGGGTGCGTCTGCAGGGGCCACGGCGGAGGCGACGCCGGGGGCTACGGCGGGCGCAACGGCTGAGGCCACGGCGGGTGCGTCTGCTGGGGCGTCTGCAGGGGCCACGGCGGGCGCAACGGCTGAGGCTTCTGCCGGGGCCGCAGCGGGTCCGACGGCCGTGTCCGCTGAACTTGGCGGCTCCACCACAATGGACTCGGCCACAGGCGGCATCCTCACCGTCCAGGCGTCCGGCGGCACGCCGACCGGCGCCGTCGGCGTGGTTACCACCGTGACGGCGGGCGGCGACCTGCGGGGCCTGACTGTGGCACCCTGTGCCGCCCCCACCTCGGTCGCCTGGATCGTAGGCGGCTCCGCAGCCATCGGCTCCTCCTCCGAGCTGCGGCTGACGAACCCCGGAATCACCACGGTCACCGCAACGATCCACCTGTACGGCTCCACCGGCGAACTCACCCTGCCCGCCTCCGGGCAGGTGTCGGTGGGTGCCGGTGAGACGGTCGGCGTGCTGCTCGAGACCGCGAGCGCCCTCGACGACCGGCTGGCGCTCAGCGTGGAGGCGGAAGGCGGCTCACTGATTCCGGTGCTGGTCACCGAGTCCTTGGACGGTGAGACGCCCGCCGGGGTCGACACGCTCACCGCCGGCGCCGCCCCCGCCACCGAGCAGGCGATCCCGGGCGTGGTGCTCGTCGACGCCGCCGCACAGGGGGAGACCGAGGCCGAGTCCGGGGCGGTCTCCTCGGAGGGGCCCGCCGTGCGCGTGGTCAACCCCGGGGCGGCGCCCGCTACCGTGTCCATCTCACTGATCGGCGCCGACGACGAGGAGGAGCTGCCGGGCGCCACCGCTGCGACCGTCGACCCGGGAGCGGTCTTCGACTTCTCCCTGGCGGGGGTGAGTCCGGGCGCCTACGCCGTGCGCGTGTCCGCCGACGCACCCGTCGGTGCCGCCGTCAGGCTTGTGCGCAGCGCGGGGGAGTATCCCGACCGCTCCGGCGCCCTGGCCCATGACATCGCCTGGGTGCAGGCCGCCGTCGACGCAGCGGAGGGCGCCGCCCTGGCCCTGCCCCGGGGCGCGGGGCTGGAGACGTCCCTGGTGCTGACCAACACCGCGCAGACCGCGGCGTCCCTCACCTTGGCCTCCGCCGACGGGCAGTGGACTCAGGATGTCGAGGTCCCCGCCGCCACCACGCTCACCCCCGAGGTTCCGCAGGACGTGTCCGCCCTGGTGATCGCGGGGACGGGCGGGGGGACGGTCCTCGCCGCGGCGGTGGTCACCACCGAGGTCGAGGGGGACGTGCCGGGAACCCTCATCGCGGTGGTGCCCACGGTGCCCGACGCCGCCGCCCAGGGGTCCCGCAGCCTCCTGCTGTACTGA